The following coding sequences lie in one Chelonia mydas isolate rCheMyd1 chromosome 6, rCheMyd1.pri.v2, whole genome shotgun sequence genomic window:
- the MMP25 gene encoding matrix metalloproteinase-25 isoform X2, with protein sequence MARAGDPALPAPRPGRPAQHPAPQQGSGLADPLWVPAPPRPHAGPTPDRGGAARCCQNDAEICRTAGDGDSGRQDPGDDGPAALLPPRHHRHLGADAPAEALCPQRQRLAREGADLDAWGNASALTFREAPGADADILVEFSRSFHEDGYPFDGPGSTLAHAFFPGEYPISGDTHFDDEETWIYDPQATQQGAGTDLFAVAVHEFGHALGLAHSSTKESIMMPYYQGPVGPAHLYQLPPDDALGIQTLYGRRQLRPGEEPPAQPIPTQPRIPDLPPHRPTWQPRPPAPDRCQAHFDAIANIRGEVFFFKKKHFWRMQPARNLVSLEPAQTQRFWMGLPLDFERIDAVYERSNDSKIVFFIGKHFWVFTDTRVDPGSPHPITDLGLPSGVTVEAAFVWGHNGKTYFFENSHYWRFDDRAGNVDPGYPRLLTLWKGVPPGLDDIISWNDGSTYFFKGTEYWRFLGGSVEAESGYPRSAPQDWMYCQGSPTASPAPGPRGGSGKPGGGQCLCSGALPDPLPAFLTWTLALVWALR encoded by the exons ATGGCTCGGGCTGGggaccctgctctgcctgccccacGGCCCGGCCGGCCGGCCCAGCACCCAGCGCCTCAGCAAGGGAGTG gacTGGCTGACCCGCTATGGGTAcctgccccccccagaccccaTGCAGGCCCGACTCCAGACCGAGGAGGGGCTGCAAGATGCTGTCAGAATGATGCAGAAATTTGCAGGACTGCAGGAGACGGGGATTCTGG ACGACAGGACCCTGGCGATGATGGACCAGCCGCGCTGCTCCCTCCCCGACATCATCGGCACCTCGGAGCTGATGCGCCGGCGGAAGCGTTATGCCCACAGCGGCAGCGTCTGGCCCGTGAAGGAGCTGACCTGGAC GCCTGGGGCAACGCGTCGGCCCTGACCTTCCGCGAGGCGCCCGGCGCCGACGCCGACATCCTGGTGGAATTCAGCCGCTCCTTCCACGAGGACGGGTACCCCTTCGACGGGCCGGGCAGCACCCTGGCCCACGCCTTCTTCCCCGGGGAGTACCCCATCTCCGGAGACACCCACTTCGACGACGAGGAGACCTGGATCTACGACCCCCAGGCCACGCAGCAGG GTGCCGGCACAGATCTCTTTGCCGTGGCGGTTCACGAGTTCGGTCACGCCCTGGGGctggctcactcctccaccaagGAGTCCATCATGATGCCCTATTACCAGGGCCCCGTGGGGCCGGCCCACCTCTACCAGCTGCCCCCCGACGATGCCCTGGGCATCCAGACCCTGTATG GGAGGAGACAACTTCGCCCCGGAGAGGAGCCGCCGGCGCAGCCCATCCCCACCCAGCCCCGCATCCCCGATCTGCCACCCCACAGACCCACCTGGCA GCCCCGCCCACCGGCCCCCGATCGCTGTCAGGCCCATTTTGACGCCATCGCCAACATCCGCGGGGAGGTTTTCTTCTTCAAGA AGAAGCATTTCTGGAGGATGCAGCCAGCCCGTAACCTGGTTTCCCTGGAGCCAGCGCAGACCCAACGCTTCTGGATGGGGCTCCCCCTGGATTTTGAGAGAATCGATGCCGTCTATGAGCGGAGTAACGACAGCAAGATCGTCTTCTTCATTG GGAAGCAtttctgggtcttcactgacacCCGGGTGGATCCAgggtctccccaccccatcaccgACCTGGGGCTGCCCTCGGGGGTCACGGTGGAGGCAGCCTTCGTCTGGGGCCACAATGGCAAGACCTACTTCTTCGAGAATTCCCACTACTGGCGCTTCGATGACCGAGCTGGAAACGTGGACCCTGGGTACCCCAGATTGCTGACCCTCTGGAAGGGGGTGCCCCCTGGGCTGGATGACATCATCAGCTGGAATGATG gaAGCACGTACTTTTTCAAGGGCACCGAGTACTGGCGCTTTCTGGGGGGCAGCGTGGAGGCTGAGAGCGGGTACCCCAGGTCAGCCCCACAGGACTGGATGTACTGCCAGGGCTCCCCCACCGCATCTCCGGCCCCGGGGCCCCGGGGCGGGAGCGGGAAGCCTGGAGGTGGCCAGTGTCTCTGCAGTGGGGCCCTGCCAGACCCCCTGCCGGCCTTCCTGACTTGGACCCTGGCTCTGGTATGGGCCCTGCGGTGA
- the MMP25 gene encoding matrix metalloproteinase-25 isoform X1, giving the protein MLRLPALWLGLGTLLCLPHGPAGRPSTQRLSKGVDWLTRYGYLPPPDPMQARLQTEEGLQDAVRMMQKFAGLQETGILDDRTLAMMDQPRCSLPDIIGTSELMRRRKRYAHSGSVWPVKELTWTVRSYPQASGLPRDQVRTLLFYALQAWGNASALTFREAPGADADILVEFSRSFHEDGYPFDGPGSTLAHAFFPGEYPISGDTHFDDEETWIYDPQATQQGAGTDLFAVAVHEFGHALGLAHSSTKESIMMPYYQGPVGPAHLYQLPPDDALGIQTLYGRRQLRPGEEPPAQPIPTQPRIPDLPPHRPTWQPRPPAPDRCQAHFDAIANIRGEVFFFKKKHFWRMQPARNLVSLEPAQTQRFWMGLPLDFERIDAVYERSNDSKIVFFIGKHFWVFTDTRVDPGSPHPITDLGLPSGVTVEAAFVWGHNGKTYFFENSHYWRFDDRAGNVDPGYPRLLTLWKGVPPGLDDIISWNDGSTYFFKGTEYWRFLGGSVEAESGYPRSAPQDWMYCQGSPTASPAPGPRGGSGKPGGGQCLCSGALPDPLPAFLTWTLALVWALR; this is encoded by the exons ATGCTGCGGCTACCGGCCCTATGGCTCGGGCTGGggaccctgctctgcctgccccacGGCCCGGCCGGCCGGCCCAGCACCCAGCGCCTCAGCAAGGGAGTG gacTGGCTGACCCGCTATGGGTAcctgccccccccagaccccaTGCAGGCCCGACTCCAGACCGAGGAGGGGCTGCAAGATGCTGTCAGAATGATGCAGAAATTTGCAGGACTGCAGGAGACGGGGATTCTGG ACGACAGGACCCTGGCGATGATGGACCAGCCGCGCTGCTCCCTCCCCGACATCATCGGCACCTCGGAGCTGATGCGCCGGCGGAAGCGTTATGCCCACAGCGGCAGCGTCTGGCCCGTGAAGGAGCTGACCTGGAC GGTCCGCTCCTACCCCCAGGCCTCCGGCCTGCCCCGGGACCAAGTCCGCACCCTGCTCTTCTATGCCCTGCAGGCCTGGGGCAACGCGTCGGCCCTGACCTTCCGCGAGGCGCCCGGCGCCGACGCCGACATCCTGGTGGAATTCAGCCGCTCCTTCCACGAGGACGGGTACCCCTTCGACGGGCCGGGCAGCACCCTGGCCCACGCCTTCTTCCCCGGGGAGTACCCCATCTCCGGAGACACCCACTTCGACGACGAGGAGACCTGGATCTACGACCCCCAGGCCACGCAGCAGG GTGCCGGCACAGATCTCTTTGCCGTGGCGGTTCACGAGTTCGGTCACGCCCTGGGGctggctcactcctccaccaagGAGTCCATCATGATGCCCTATTACCAGGGCCCCGTGGGGCCGGCCCACCTCTACCAGCTGCCCCCCGACGATGCCCTGGGCATCCAGACCCTGTATG GGAGGAGACAACTTCGCCCCGGAGAGGAGCCGCCGGCGCAGCCCATCCCCACCCAGCCCCGCATCCCCGATCTGCCACCCCACAGACCCACCTGGCA GCCCCGCCCACCGGCCCCCGATCGCTGTCAGGCCCATTTTGACGCCATCGCCAACATCCGCGGGGAGGTTTTCTTCTTCAAGA AGAAGCATTTCTGGAGGATGCAGCCAGCCCGTAACCTGGTTTCCCTGGAGCCAGCGCAGACCCAACGCTTCTGGATGGGGCTCCCCCTGGATTTTGAGAGAATCGATGCCGTCTATGAGCGGAGTAACGACAGCAAGATCGTCTTCTTCATTG GGAAGCAtttctgggtcttcactgacacCCGGGTGGATCCAgggtctccccaccccatcaccgACCTGGGGCTGCCCTCGGGGGTCACGGTGGAGGCAGCCTTCGTCTGGGGCCACAATGGCAAGACCTACTTCTTCGAGAATTCCCACTACTGGCGCTTCGATGACCGAGCTGGAAACGTGGACCCTGGGTACCCCAGATTGCTGACCCTCTGGAAGGGGGTGCCCCCTGGGCTGGATGACATCATCAGCTGGAATGATG gaAGCACGTACTTTTTCAAGGGCACCGAGTACTGGCGCTTTCTGGGGGGCAGCGTGGAGGCTGAGAGCGGGTACCCCAGGTCAGCCCCACAGGACTGGATGTACTGCCAGGGCTCCCCCACCGCATCTCCGGCCCCGGGGCCCCGGGGCGGGAGCGGGAAGCCTGGAGGTGGCCAGTGTCTCTGCAGTGGGGCCCTGCCAGACCCCCTGCCGGCCTTCCTGACTTGGACCCTGGCTCTGGTATGGGCCCTGCGGTGA
- the BICDL2 gene encoding BICD family-like cargo adapter 2 isoform X1 — protein sequence MSTPSPYPEEEARGPPFLPTPPALGEEFYPFATERRGGPGAGAGGDPDPADPGLLLQRKEQDLLLAAELGKMLLEQNEELRGRCQALARDHAAALERLEQEKYELRRRLASGVAEWQTRGAELEGDLAALRAQLGHQRLEQQDTSRESSHVAQELSEQNQRLAEQLSQASQLEQQLQDELMALRVENRTLGMSSAEHAAQTQSLQAENLMLQERKQELERQTRQRREETEAVQGLVETLHENLLLLRRELHEKELQAQQLRAEAEELRVSNRWLQRRVREMTDEIRLHDSDASVASLQSEIEQSGEGSPEQNGGPAKPLARTVSEAAPGGPKTPARGSEEEGEYAKRILALNQLDQDLLRQKEVEIQKLHDQVSVWGRGRGALSSLGWEAISGTPGGGHGGLPSRGRSPCPTPSLCPQLTLQHVELCSLRGELASQRRLFQESDRDETLKLAVADRDEAIIKKGQMELELAQVSLERDSMSQQLLAAIRQKMALSQELEGWQDDMEFIIKQQLKLQRQQEGIPMSPPAPSRTPEQAKTSPFFRRGNSAPSGTSFLSLFKKS from the exons ATGTCAACCCCCTCGCCGTACCCCGAGGAGGAGGCGCGGGGCCCCCCCTTCCTGCCGACGCCCCCCGCGCTGGGCGAGGAGTTCTACCCCTTCGCCACGGAGCGGCGGGggggccccggggcgggggccgggggggacccCGACCCCGCCgaccccgggctgctgctgcagcgCAAGGAGCAGGACTTGCTGCTGGCCGCCGAGCTGGGCAAGATGCTGCTCGAGCAGAACGAGGAGCTGCGGGGGCGCTGCCAGGCCCTGGCCCGGGACCACGCGGCCGCCCTGGAG aggctggagcaggagaagTACGAGCTGCGCCGGCGGCTGGCGTCGGGGGTGGCCGAGTGGCAGACGCGGGGGGCGGAGCTGGAGGGGGACCTGGCGGCCCTACGAGCCCAGCTGGGCCACCAGCGGCTGGAGCAGCAGGACACCAGCCGGGAGAGCTCCCACGTGGCGCAGGAGCTGTCGGAGCAGAACCAGCGCCTAGCCGAGCAGCTGAGCCAG gcctcccAGCTGGAGCAACAGCTGCAGGACGAGCTGATGGCCTTGCGGGTTGAGAATCGCACCCTGGGGATGAGCAGCGCCGAGCACGCGGCCCAGACCCAGAGCCTGCAGGCCGAG AACCTGATGCTGCAGGAGCGGAAGCAGGAGCTGGAGCGTCAGACCCGGCAGCGGCGGGAGGAGACCGAGGCCGTGCAGGGGCTGGTGGAGACGCTGCACGAGAACCTCCTGCTCCTGCGCCGGGAGCTGCACGAGAAGGAGCTGCAG GCCCAGCAGCTCCGGGCCGAGGCAGAGGAGCTCCGAGTCTCCAACAGGTGGCTCCAGCGCCGGGTGAGGGAGATGACGGATGAGATTCGTCTCCACGACTCGGATGCCTCGGTCGCCTCCCTGCAGTCAGAAATTGAGCAGAGCGGCGAGGGGAGCCCGGAGCAGAACGGGGGGCCTGCTAAG CCCCTGGCCAGGACCGTCTCCGAGGCTGCCCCTGGGGGTCCGAAGACCCCAGCCCGGGGGTCGGAAGAGGAGGGTGAATATGCTAAAAGGATCTTGGCTCTGAACCAACTGGATCAAGACCTGCTGAGACAGAAAGAGGTGGAGATACAAAAACTCCATGACCAGGTGAGTgtatgggggcgggggcggggggctctctCCTCGCTGGGGTGGGAGGCCATAAGTGGGACCCCgggtggggggcatggggggctccccagcagggggcgctctccctgccctaccccctctctctgcccccagctgacCCTGCAGCACGTGGAGCTTTGCAGCCTGCGGGGGGAGCTGGCGAGCCAGAGACGCCTCTTCCAGGAGAGCGACCGGGACGAGACCCTCAAACTGGCCGTGGCCGATCGGGACGAAGCCATAATAAA gAAGGGCCAgatggagctggagctggcccaggTCTCTCTGGAGCGGGACTCCATGAGCCAACAGCTGCTTGCCGCCATCCGCCAGAAGATGGCGCTGTCCCAGGAGCTGGAGGGCTGGCAG GACGACATGGAGTTCATTATCAAGCAGCAGCTGAAGCTCCAGCGGCAGCAAGAAGGGATCCCCATGTCCCCCCCGGCTCCCTCCAGGACCCCGGAGCAGGCCAAGACCTCGCCTTTCTTTCGGCGCGGGAACAGTGCCCCCAGTGGCACCAGCTTCCTATCGCTCTTCAAAAAAAGCTGA
- the BICDL2 gene encoding BICD family-like cargo adapter 2 isoform X2: protein MSTPSPYPEEEARGPPFLPTPPALGEEFYPFATERRGGPGAGAGGDPDPADPGLLLQRKEQDLLLAAELGKMLLEQNEELRGRCQALARDHAAALERLEQEKYELRRRLASGVAEWQTRGAELEGDLAALRAQLGHQRLEQQDTSRESSHVAQELSEQNQRLAEQLSQASQLEQQLQDELMALRVENRTLGMSSAEHAAQTQSLQAENLMLQERKQELERQTRQRREETEAVQGLVETLHENLLLLRRELHEKELQAQQLRAEAEELRVSNRWLQRRVREMTDEIRLHDSDASVASLQSEIEQSGEGSPEQNGGPAKPLARTVSEAAPGGPKTPARGSEEEGEYAKRILALNQLDQDLLRQKEVEIQKLHDQLTLQHVELCSLRGELASQRRLFQESDRDETLKLAVADRDEAIIKKGQMELELAQVSLERDSMSQQLLAAIRQKMALSQELEGWQDDMEFIIKQQLKLQRQQEGIPMSPPAPSRTPEQAKTSPFFRRGNSAPSGTSFLSLFKKS, encoded by the exons ATGTCAACCCCCTCGCCGTACCCCGAGGAGGAGGCGCGGGGCCCCCCCTTCCTGCCGACGCCCCCCGCGCTGGGCGAGGAGTTCTACCCCTTCGCCACGGAGCGGCGGGggggccccggggcgggggccgggggggacccCGACCCCGCCgaccccgggctgctgctgcagcgCAAGGAGCAGGACTTGCTGCTGGCCGCCGAGCTGGGCAAGATGCTGCTCGAGCAGAACGAGGAGCTGCGGGGGCGCTGCCAGGCCCTGGCCCGGGACCACGCGGCCGCCCTGGAG aggctggagcaggagaagTACGAGCTGCGCCGGCGGCTGGCGTCGGGGGTGGCCGAGTGGCAGACGCGGGGGGCGGAGCTGGAGGGGGACCTGGCGGCCCTACGAGCCCAGCTGGGCCACCAGCGGCTGGAGCAGCAGGACACCAGCCGGGAGAGCTCCCACGTGGCGCAGGAGCTGTCGGAGCAGAACCAGCGCCTAGCCGAGCAGCTGAGCCAG gcctcccAGCTGGAGCAACAGCTGCAGGACGAGCTGATGGCCTTGCGGGTTGAGAATCGCACCCTGGGGATGAGCAGCGCCGAGCACGCGGCCCAGACCCAGAGCCTGCAGGCCGAG AACCTGATGCTGCAGGAGCGGAAGCAGGAGCTGGAGCGTCAGACCCGGCAGCGGCGGGAGGAGACCGAGGCCGTGCAGGGGCTGGTGGAGACGCTGCACGAGAACCTCCTGCTCCTGCGCCGGGAGCTGCACGAGAAGGAGCTGCAG GCCCAGCAGCTCCGGGCCGAGGCAGAGGAGCTCCGAGTCTCCAACAGGTGGCTCCAGCGCCGGGTGAGGGAGATGACGGATGAGATTCGTCTCCACGACTCGGATGCCTCGGTCGCCTCCCTGCAGTCAGAAATTGAGCAGAGCGGCGAGGGGAGCCCGGAGCAGAACGGGGGGCCTGCTAAG CCCCTGGCCAGGACCGTCTCCGAGGCTGCCCCTGGGGGTCCGAAGACCCCAGCCCGGGGGTCGGAAGAGGAGGGTGAATATGCTAAAAGGATCTTGGCTCTGAACCAACTGGATCAAGACCTGCTGAGACAGAAAGAGGTGGAGATACAAAAACTCCATGACCAG ctgacCCTGCAGCACGTGGAGCTTTGCAGCCTGCGGGGGGAGCTGGCGAGCCAGAGACGCCTCTTCCAGGAGAGCGACCGGGACGAGACCCTCAAACTGGCCGTGGCCGATCGGGACGAAGCCATAATAAA gAAGGGCCAgatggagctggagctggcccaggTCTCTCTGGAGCGGGACTCCATGAGCCAACAGCTGCTTGCCGCCATCCGCCAGAAGATGGCGCTGTCCCAGGAGCTGGAGGGCTGGCAG GACGACATGGAGTTCATTATCAAGCAGCAGCTGAAGCTCCAGCGGCAGCAAGAAGGGATCCCCATGTCCCCCCCGGCTCCCTCCAGGACCCCGGAGCAGGCCAAGACCTCGCCTTTCTTTCGGCGCGGGAACAGTGCCCCCAGTGGCACCAGCTTCCTATCGCTCTTCAAAAAAAGCTGA